CCGAGGCCTTTCGGATTCCGAGCGGCAGCATGGAGCCAACTCTTCTCGTCGGCGATTGGCTCTTCGTCAACAAGCTCCGTTTCGGGCCGCACATCCCATTCACGAGTCGTTCGCTACCGGGCTATGCCAGCCCCAAGCGGGGCGATGTCACCGTCTTCATCTCGCCGCCGCAGGACATGACGATTCGAATATCCGCCGACGAGGTCACACCGACGTTGGTGAAGCGCATCGTCGGCGTCGCCGGCGACACGCTCCTCATGCGCCACGGGGAGCTGATCGTCAACGGCGCCGTGGCATCGTCACCCAACTCGTTTCGTCTTCCGGACTCCCTCGCGGACCAGCCGCAGCCGATCTTCGCCTGGCAGCATCAGGTCGAGATTCGCGGTTCTCGATTCGGTGAGCCGGTACCGGTTCCCAGCCTCCACGAGTGGGGGCCGCTCGTCGTGCCCACCGGCATGTTCTTCATGATGGGCGACAACCGCGACAACTCCGTCGATAGCCGGTACTACGGACCCGTACCGCGCGCAAACCTGCGTGGTACGCCCATGTTCGTGTACTACTCATATGATCCTGACCGAGGCGTCGACTACATCCGCGCCGTGACCGCCATCCGATGGCGCCGTCTCGGCGACTGGATCCGCTAAGGCTCCCCGGAATTCGTCGCATCAAATTGCTCGGTATCGGCAAACTCTTAAGGTCCTTTGCAGTTTAGTCAACGCGTCATACGGCTCGATGGCATCATGCCAAACACAGAACGTCTGGCGCGCGCGGGGATAGTCACTGCCGGACTTGCAGTGGCCGGCGGTGTCATCGGTGGCCTTTGCGGAATCGCAGCGATTCTCGCCGTCGCCATCATTGAGGAGGGTCTGCATGCTTTCGCGTCCCACGAGGTCCTCTCAATTCTGAGCATGGGTGCGGCGGTGGGGGCGGCTGCGGGAATTGTAGGCGCCCCGGCCTTGGCGTGGGGATTGCTGCGACGTGTTCCGCTCGGCCGGGCGATTCTTGTAACCGCACTCGGCACGGTCGCCGGCGCGATCGTTGGAGAGTTGTTGCATCCCTTTAACCCGTACGCGAGCGCCGTACCCGGGGTCATCGCCGGGGGGCTCGCCGGATTCCTCATCGCTGGCGTCGGCCTCCGTCTCAGACCCGGCCGCGCCACGTCAGGCTCCGGGGACAGAGCCGTTTAACGAACGCTGAAGGTGACAAGGCCGCTACTGATTGCGCTGCGCTCCGAGCAGCGTTTCTATATAATTGCCTTGCAGCTTAGCCAAGGTGGTAGCATCGAAGTGATGCGACGTTAGGGCGTGCTCCCACTCCACTGCGGTATAAACTTCCAATTCGCGGCATACCGCGGCTGTACAAAATGTGCGCCATGCGGAGACCTCGACTCGGGGTGTTCGATGGGCAGGGACGCGCGCAGTCGAACACCGCCGGAATGACCTTCCTCAAACTCGATTGGCCCAACCGCAGCGCGGCGACGGCCACGTGCACGGGATGTGGCCGCATCGAATGGTTTCTCGCCGACCCCGAGGAGTTGCCCGATGCTGGATAGGCTGCTGCGCCATTACGGCGCCTCAGGACGGTCCGCAACCGACATCCTGCCGGGGTGATTGTCGATGACCGTCCATGCCCGTCGCTATCCGATTCACTCTGACGACTGCGAGCGTCCGTTGCGTCGCCACCGCGCTACGTTGGCACTCGTTCTCTGCGTAGCCGGGACGAGCAGTGCGTGCGTGCGCACGCCACGCTCCTACTCGCCTGTAGGTGCGAGCGCCTTGTATGGCGATCGTACCGAAGACGGGGTGACACTGCTCCTCCACCTCGAGCCGCCGGCGGCGATGGCGCGGGTTCGAGAAGAGCTGCAGGCGACCGGGTATGAGCTGGCGGATACGGCTGCGGACGGCGCGGGGCAGACCGTGCGAACTCGCGCCCATGTCGTGGGCGGCGACACTCTGATGGTGGTCACGGCGCAGGTGATCCGGGTCGAGCTGCCCGAGGTGGCGTCGAGCGTTGTCCTGACGGCCACCTTTGACGTACCGTCGCGCGGAGTGCGCAACGCGCCGGTAATACAGAAACCCGGCACCGTGAGTCCGCTCTACGCACGCTTGAAGACTGTCGCCGAACGCGTAGGTGGGTCACGCGCGCCTGCGCCCGACGATCGCCAGCAAGCACGGGTGTTAACCGCTGGTTATCCGCGTGACTGATGTGGAGGTCGAACAGTTGGGCAGGCATGAGATCGTTCTTTCAAGTCGTTGCGGCGACGGCCATACTCGCGGCTGCTGGCTCGTGCGATGCGCCGACGGCTCCGGTCGATCACGACGTCGAAGGCTCGTGGAGTGAGAACACTCACGGAATGCTCAATCCGGGCAACTCCTTCCTCGTCGACCTCCACGAGTCGGGCGGCGTCGTCCAAGGCGTGGGTACGTTCTCCGGCGAGGCCGGGCCTATGGGCGCGCTGGTGGTCAGCGGCACCATTTCGCACGATTCACTGCAGCTCGCGATCGTCGCCATTGTCGGGTCGGGCACCGTTCCAGTAAGAACGGACACCTCGCACTTCGCCGGCGTGCTGACCTCGCGCGATAGGATCGACGGAACGCTGACCGAGAACAACCTCGCGACCGCGTTCGGCCTAGTGCGCGTCGCCGGCCGAATGGCCGCGTCGGTCATGGTGTCAGGGAAGTCACCTGGCGCGCCCCAGTCCCATCCGCGCAGACTCCAGTATCGTATGAAAGCAGCCAACGTCGGCACGCCGAGTGCGCGAATCGCCGCCTCGGCATCACTCTGAATGATTCAGCGGATCACGATCACGGTCGCAAATACCTTCGTCTTCAAGGCGAAGCTCCTGATCGATCGCGCGCCCAACACCTGCGCTGCCTTCACCGCCTTGCTTCCTTATCGCCAGCGCTTGATTCACGCCCGCTGGAGTGGCGAGGCCTGCTGGATTCCGCTCGGCGACTACCAGCTCGGCGTCGGCCATGAGAATCACACGAGCCATCCGTCGGCGGGCGACCTGCTATGGTATCCCGGCGGAATCAGCGAAACCGAGCTACTGTTCGCGTATGGCTCCGCGGTCTTCGCGAGCAAGGTCGGTCAGCTCGCGGGCAATCACTTTCTCGAGGTCGTCGAGGGCGGAGAGCGACTCGAGGAAATGGGGCGCTACGTGCTGTATCGTGGAGCGCAGGACATTCTGTTCGAAGCGGAACTCCTTTCCGTCGCGCCCGGCTGATGCCGAGCTTCCAGCGCTCACTCGCGACCCCGCCCTATTTCCGCAGTCGCTCCGGCATGCCCATCCGCGCGAGCAGCGCCTGAAAGCGCGGTTCCTGCCGGAACGGATACAGTGCCGGCATCGCGTTCAATATCTGCAGCAGATCCAGGTCGCGTGCAGCGACCGCGCGATTGAGCGTGGCGTACGCGCGATCCTTATCGCCGGCCAGCAACAACAAACCACCAAGCTGGGATACCCGCGGATCACCTTCCAGCGAGTGAATCGCCCTCGCGAGCCCCGCTCGATCACCACGGGCGTTCGCCAACAGACCATCGTTGAACGTGCGCACCCAGTAGTCGCCGCCGGCAATCCGTCGTGCGCGCTCGTGTTCCCGCCGCGCACCCGCGCTGTCGCCGACGTCCGCGAGCACGAGCGAGAGAATGTCGAACACTTCATAGAACGTTGAATCCAGACGCGTGCCGATGCGTGCCGACTCGAGCGCCGCCGAGTCCTGTCCACTCGACCACAGCCCCCACGCGCGATCGCTCCGCCACTGCGCGGTGCTTGGCTCGAGATCGATCAGTCGCGTCGACGGATTCGCCATGGCATCGAAGTCGTGCATTTCCCACATCGCCCAGCCGAGTACCCCGAGCCCCAGCGATGAACTTGGCAGCGAGTCGGCATGCGCGAAGTCGGCGTAGGCCGGACCGAACTCCCACGCATTGTGCAGGCGCACCATGCCACGCGCGTAATAGGCGTCGCCCTGGCGCGGATCGAGCGCAATGGCGCGATCGGCCGCGCGCATGGCGTTGGCAAATGCGGAATCGCGCGACGTGGTCTGATAGATCAATGCGTACGCGTTCGTGATGGCCAGCGTCGCCCAGGCCGGTGCGTACGTCGAATCGATGGCCAATGAGCGATGCAGGTGCGTCACGCTGCGCTGAAATCCCTCGGCCGTGCGGAGCGACGCGGCTTCCTGTCCCAACAAGAACTCCGCGTACGCGCGCGGATCGACTTGTCGCGCCGTGCTGAGCGCCGTCTCCTGTTCGGGTGTCAGCCGCACACGAATGCCGCGCGCAATGTCGGCGGCGACATCGCGTTGCAGCGCAATCACGTCGGCCGCGGGGCGCTCGAAGCTGCGCGTCCACAACTCCTCGTTCGTCGCGTCAATGAGCTCGGCTGAGAGTCGCACGACAGTGCCGGCCTTCACGATCGATCCGGAAACGATGGCGTCGACACCGAGTTCACGAGCGATGTCCGGCAATGGCTTGGTCGACGCACGATACGGGACCACCGCGCGATAGCCGAGCACGTGGACGCCCGCGTCGGTGAGCGTCGAGATCACTTCGCGGGTCATGCCGTCGGCGAAGAATTGCTGCGTCGAGTCGCCGGTCTCGTTGGCCATCGGCAGCACGGCGATGCGCCGAATGGGCGATGCACCGCTCGTGCGCCGCGAGAACTGCCAGCCAACCGCGAGTGCCGCGACAATCGACACCGACCCGATTGCGACACGTGTTGCCGTCACTCGCGGCATTCGTTGGCGCGCGAGCGAGGGTGAACTCGCGGCGGCACTCTCGGCAGACGAAAGCGACTCGACAAATCGGGCCGCCGGATAAGGGCGTGCCGCAGGATCCTTCGCCATCGCGAGACGGATCGCACCGGAGACGGCGACGGGTGTTTCCGGACGCGCATCGGTTACCGCCGGCGGTTCGGCGACGAGATGTTGCGACGTCACAGACGCCGCGGTCGCACCAGAGAACGGCGGGACACCGGCGAGCATCTCGTACAACACGCAGGCGAGCGAATAGAGGTCGCTGCGGCCATCGACGGTCGTTTCGCCAACGGCCTGCTCAGGGCTCATGTACGCGGGAGTTCCAACCGCCAATCCTGTTTGCGTGATACGACTGTCGTCCGACGACGCGAGTACGCGCGCGATGCCAAAATCAGCGACCACCGCGTGGCCACGTTCGAGCAGGATGTTCTCGGGCTTGATGTCCCGGTGCGCAATGCCGCGCTCGTGCGCATAACCGAGTGCGTCGGCGACTTCGCGCGCAATGCGCAGCGCGTCGTCGATGGGGAGTCGCTTCTCACGATTCAGCCGATCGCGAAGTGACTCGCCGTCGACGACCGGCATGACGTAAAACAGCGCGCCGTTGGCCTCGCCGGAGTCGAAGAGCGGCAGGATGTGGGGATGCCGCAGCGTTGCCGTGGTCCTGATCTCGCGCGCGAATCGGTCCGCGCCGACGACGAACGCCAGTTCCGGTCGAAGCACCTTGATGGCGACGGCCCGGCCGTGCTTCAGATCGGTGGCGCGAAACACCGTTGCCATTCCACCGGTGCCGAGCTCCGATTCGATGCGATACCGGTCGGCGAGTGCCGACCGGAGGTGCGCCTGGAGGTGCGTTGGAGGCGACGTCACGCCACAAGGTGGGCCGTGAATGAGGGAAGGGGAAGAGCTTTGTCGGGCGCGCGGTTCGCTGCCCGGCCGCTTGAAAGAACGATGCTACGGCATTGATTGTTTGCCGTTGCGCGCGAACTTTTATATGATGTCTTTGCAGGTTGGCTAAGGAGTTGGGCCGACCATGGAGACCTCGTGATCCGTCTCGACGGACTGAAGCTGTTCGTAAGCGGCATCGCCGAGACGGGCGTCAACCCTTTTGATAGGGCCCCGTGGTCGGGTTGAGAGTAGCCCAGGCCTCGATGACGGAGCTGCTGACGGACCACGGGGCCGCGGTACGGGCCTTTGCCGCTCACGCCTCCGCCATTGCACCTGACCAGTGGAATGTGGAGCGAGCTCCCGGCAAGTGGACGCCGGCGCAGGAGGCAAAACATCTCGCGCTCGCGTATGCAGCCTTTGTCCGCGATCTTCGCGGAGGGCCGACGCTCCGACTCAAGGGGCGCTGGTGGCAGCGTCGGCTCTGGCGCTGGCGAGTATTGCCTCAAATTCTCGACGGCGGCCGCATCCCGCACGGAGGCCGTGCGCCACGTGAGGCCCGCCCGCCCGATCGCCCTGGACATCAAACGGAACTGCTCGCGGAGTTGGCCACGGAGGTCACGCAATTCGAAGCCACGGTCATGGACTTACAACAGTCGCAACCACGGCGGCGAGTGACGCATCCCTACTTTGGCGCTCTTACGTTGCCTCAGCTGGTAAGGTTCTGCACGGTGCACACGCGACACCACGCCGCGTTTCTTCCCGATGCGACGGTGCTGGCTAACGGCCGCTAGATCTCGGCGGGCCGGGCCAATGCCGGGTTCGACGGACAACCACCCTGAGAGTACTCTAAAGTTTGCCACAATGGAGCGAGGAGAGGTGGTGACTCGATTACCGGTCGTCCTCACGCTGCTGGTCAGCCTCGCCGCCTGCTCGGTACCCACGGAGGGCGGTTCGACCAACGACCCAAGCCGGCTGCCGTACGTCGTGAGCCCGGCGGGCGTTCGCATTCACGGGACTTCGCGGCTTCTTGTCATCCCCACGCGTTTCGCCGACGGTCCCGCGTCTCCGCTCACGTCGTCGGACATCGCCGCGCAGCTATTCAGCGGTGCGACCGGCGGGGCGGGGCCGCTGGCGGAGACCTATAGCCTGGCGTCCGGTGGAACGTTCACCCTGCGCGGCGACGTGACGCGATGGGTTACGACGTCGGTCACCTTCGCCGCCGCCAACGCGCGCGGCGTCATCACCGAGTCGGGGCTCGGCGACCATACGTTGCTGGCGCTGCAGGCCGTGGATGCGGACGTGGATTTCGGCCTCTACGACAACGACGGTCCGGACGGCATCCCGAACAGCGGCGATGACGACGGCATCGTGGATGGCGGCGTGGTCATCCTCCACTCGGAGCCCAACGAGTACTGCGACGCCAGCGTGCGTGGAACTCATCCCGTTTCTGTGACTCAGTGGCGTCCCAACGGGGCGCGGTTTCGCACACAGGATCCCTCGCGCAAAGGACGGTTCATCGAGGTCGGTGCGTACACGATTCTATCGGCGACGGGCTGCTCGTCGAGCATCGTCCAATCGCACGTCCTCGCGCACGAACTCGGCCATCTCGCACGTGCGGATATCGCCGGTCCGGTGATGGGGGCGCAAGGCTCCCGAATTCCGAGACTGCCGAAACGCCGAGACTGCCGAGGTCCGAAACTGCCAAACGCCGAAACTGCCGAACGCCGAGACTCCGAGACTACCGAACACCAAAGAAGCCGAACTCCGAGATTGCCAAACACCGAGCGGCGGCTGTGAGGATTGAGCTCGACGACGTGAGCAGGCCGGAGGTTCGAGCACATTCTCCAGCTGTTGCGCGAGCGCGCGTATCGGGAGTTGGAGAATGGCAATAGTGTTTTTATGTCCGTGCAGCTAACGAAACAGGTCGCCGCCGCTGACCACCACTGAGCCGGGGACGAATCGGACCGTGCCGTTCCACACATGCTGCATCGCTGGGAGCATTCGCTGAAGCAACTCCGCATTGAACTGCGAGTGATGACAGGCGAGCGCCTTCTTCGCCGCTTCGAGATCGCCGGGCGTGAATGGCACCTCGACCGTGAAATACTTCGCCTGCGGGATGACCATTGGTGGCTCGCCCCGCTGCGGATTGGACAGGCGGAACATCTCCGCCGGCAAGTACATGTAGACGAGGCGCTCGGGCATGCCTGTGACGCCGGCGCGGTGCAGCTGGGTGGCGATGTCGCTCACCAAGCGATGGTCCGGGTGCCCAGTGCCGCCGTCGGGACCCCACGTCACCACGACGTCCGGGCGCAGCCGCTCGATCTCCTTGGCGATGCGGTCCGTGAGTCGCATGAGCAAACTGCGATCGCCCAGATAGTCGCCGAGCTTTCCGTCAGGAAATGCGAAGAGCACCGGCTCCTGCGCTCCGAGCGCCGCCGCTGCGCACCGCGCCTCCTCGACACGAGCCTTGACGAGCGCGTCTCCCACGGGGCCTGAGTCGGACCGTTGGAGGTACGTCTGCGAGCCGCTGCCGCCCGACCCGTCCGTCGCGATGAGCATGAAAACCTGCACGCCTTCGCGGGCGTAGCGCGCCAGCGCCGGTGCCGCCGCGGTTTCGTCATCGGCATGGGCGAGGAGCGCGACGAGTTTCTTCGGCAGAGTCTGAGCGCCCGTCGTGGGCGAGAGCCAGGCCGTGAAAACGAGGAATGCAGCCGTAAGCAGCGGGCGCGTCGGCGGTCTCATGTACGTCGAACCTACGCCAAGATCCCGAACGACGAAACTACCGAACTCCCGGGTTGTTTCGGGTCGCAAGCGGGTGGGGCGCTCCGCGGACGACAATCCCACCCCGAGCATTTGCATCGACGGGCTCGCGGTTTCACCGAACGACGGTTGTCGGTGTACTTCTATAGAGTGTCCGATTCGGGGGCAGCATTGGCTGGGGTCGCCAGGTATCGAGGGTTCGCATGGCTCGCGGTGATGGCCGCGTCGTTCGCGTCTCGTATGCCGACGCTCGGAGCCCAGGCGACGGCGGATACCGTCGCGATCGCGGCACTGGCGCGGGATCTCTCGTCGGACGCTAATCGTGGGCGAGGGCCGTGGACGCCGGAGAACGCGCGCGTCGCGAGACAGCTCGGACAAAAGCTCGAGCAGCTCGGGGCACGGCCGGTGTTCGGCACGTCGCTGCTCGTTCCATTCACGACTCCTGAACATCCAGCCGACACGGTCCTCAACGTGGTCGGCGTCTTTCCGGGGCGCGGAGGGACGACGACCGGTGACCTCGTCGGAATCACGGCGCATCTCGATCACTTGGGCGTCGGGCCGCCCGACGCGACCGGCGATTCGATCTACAATGGCTTTCTCGACGACGCCGTTTCGATCGCGATGATCTTCGACGTCGCGCGGCGATACGTGCAATCGCCGGGCGACCGGCCGCTAGTCGTGATGTTCTTCAATCTCGAGGAGCAGGGGCTGCTCGGCGCGAAGGCGCTGGCCGCGCGCGCGGACGCAGCGCCATTCATCGATCGGCTCAAGCTGTTGATCGAGGTCGATGCAGGATCGCCGGCCGGAGAGGCGCTGACGTGGCAGCTCATGCAGTCAGCGCCACCCAACCCGGGCGCTCTCATCGCGGATTCACTAGCGCGCGCGCGCGGCTGGACCACCACTTCATCGGCGCCGCGGCCGATCAGCGACGTGTTCGTCTTCGCGCAGCGCGGCGTGCCGATCGTGTTCCCAATCCCGGGAGGGACGTGGCGCGGATACACGGACGCGCAGCGCGCCGAGGCGATGCGCAAGTTCGACCATTACCACCAGCCTTCGGATCAGTGGAGGCCTGACTTCCCTTGGGTTGGAACGGCCGCGTACGTGGATTGGTTGTTTGGGATCGTTCAACGAGCGACGCGATAACGGCCGGACGCCGAGACGGCTGGACTCCGAAACTGCCGAACTCCGAAACTGCCGAAAGCCGAGACGCCGAAACGCCCGAGCGCCGGGCCTTCCGAACGACAAAACTGCCAAAGGCCGAGATGCAGAGTGACCTCGCAGTTTCGGACTAGGGCAGTTTCGCTAGGGCAGTTTGAGTCGGCAGTTTCGAGTCAGGCCCGTCGATCGCCCTACTTCTTGGCCACTCCCTTTTTCGTAGGATCGTCCGACGGATTCACGTACGTGAGCGCGAACGGGCCCATCAGGTTGACCTGGACGATCGTGCGACCTTTGACCACGGCGTAGTGATGCTGGCCCGCTCCGGCCACGACGAAGCCACCGACGGGTATGGCCGTGAGCTTTGACTTGTCGACCTTGTCGCCCATGCCGACCTGGAACGTTCCTTGGATCACCGTGACGGCTTCGTCGGTCGGATGGAAGTGCGGCGGAAGCACGTAGCCGTTCGGGAAGTCGAGACGGACGGTCACGGGTTCCGCTTTGCCGGGATCGCCCTGAAGCACGGCCAACTTCGCGCCGGCTGGGAAGATCGCGGGTGCCGGGCCCCACTTGAGCTCAGGCGCTTGCGCGTGGGCACGGGCGGGCAGGACAAGTGCCGCGGCGAGAACTGTTGCGGTCAGAATGCGCATCGTTGTTGCTCCCTTTAAAAAAGAGTGATGTGGTGGGTTGCGGTTCGACCTTCCTGCTATTCTGCTCACGCCCGCGCGATCAAGTAGCGGAACGTGTTCTCTAGGCGGTACTCGCCGCGCGCGGTGCCGAAGGGGCGGATCGACTCGGCGACTGTTTTGCGCACGCGCCGCTCGCCGGCGAGTTGAACCGCGCGCACCGCCGGACCCGATGACAGCATCGCGTCGAGCGCGTCGTCCAGATCCGCGAAGCACCATTCGACGGCGACGTCGACGACCTCCACGGGTGTGAGCTCCATCTCCGCCGCGACGGCTTCGAGCGCATCCGGCTGCGACAGTGCGAACGGACCCGGGATGGCGGACGACGAAGGCACCAGAGCCTCGATGGCGTCGAGATAGGCGGCGGCTTCACACTCGTCGGCGCGGCCCCAAGCGGCGATGACGATCTGCGACCTGCCGCCCGGCTTGGCGACGCGCCTCGCCTCGCGCAGCACGGCGCTCGGGCTCGAGACGTACGGGAACGAGTTGATCCCGGTCACGACGTCGAACGTCGCGTCGTCGTAAGGCAGGTTGCCGACGTCGCCGAGGTCGAACGTGCCGTTCGGTACGCGCTGGCGCGCTATGTCCAACAGCGCCGGCGCGGAGTCCAATCCAACGACCGCCGCGCCGCGCGCGGCGGCGAGCCGGCAGAACAAACCGGCGCCGCAGCCGGCGTCGAGAAGCGACGTCCCCGCGAGCGGTGCGAGGCGATCGAGGATGGCGACGTACAACTGTCGCATCGCCGGCTCCATGAGCTCGGCCCAGTCGTGGGCGCGGGCACTCCACAACTCACCGCCAAGCGGAGTCGCACCGCCGTACACCTGTTTCAGTGAAACGCTCGTCATGTGCTGCTGTTCTCTCTGCGTCAGATTCGAGTCCTACAATCGCTGACGAGAGATACCGGGCGCGCGAATTAGCCGCTTCGCCCGGAAGAGCCATGGATGCGCGTGGCAGCCGCGTGGCCCGTTTGGGCCATGACGGGTGGACCGTGACCGGTGACCGGTGACCGGTGACCGGTCACCGACGCCGACGGCCGACTTAAATCAGTCCTTCGCGAGTGGCGTACGCGGCTGCGGCGGCGCGGGAGGAGAGGTCGAGTCTCGACAGCAGATTCGCGACGTGACGCTTGACGGTATGCTCGCTGAGCTTGAGGCGCACGGCGATGTCGGAGTTGCTCGAGCCTCGTGCGATGAACCGCAAAATTTCGAGCTGGCGGCCCGTGAGGGACGGCGTGGCGCTCGGCTTTCCCTTTCCGCCGCCGAAGGATCGAAGTAGACGCTGTCCGCGATTGGCCTCGTGCTCGGCGCCGAGTGCGTCGAGTGATTCCATCGCCAGACGGGCCTCGTGCTCGGCGAACGCGGTCCGGCCGAGCGCGATGAGCACTTCGGCGAGGTCGAGGCGCGTGCGTGCCGTCTCGAAGGGCGCGCCGTTCTGCTGAAAGAGATCGGCCGCATGCTCGAGGTGCGTCGCGGCTCCGGCAAGATCGCCTTGGTGGCGTTGCACGACGCCTCGCGCGGCGGCAACCGAGGCGGCGAACGACGCCGTGGCCGCGGCGGCCGCGATACGCTCGAGTTCTTGGAGCGCGACTTTCGCCGCGGCGAGAGCGCCATTCTCCGTATGCGCGCGAACCAATAGCTCGAGCGCGGAAGCGCGCGCGGTGGGCTCGGCGTCGCCGGCGTGCGCGAGATACTGATCGAGCAACGCGGCGGCTTCCGCGGCGTGGCCGCGCTCGAGCGCCAACTCCGCGATTCCGACGCGAGACTGCGGCTGCGTGGTCGACTGCTCGAACAGTCGCTCGGCGTCGTCGAAGCGTCCCTGGCGAAGTCGTAGCACGCCGAGTCGTGCGACGGGGGGACTCGTGAGCGCGGGGCGAGCCTGTTGCAACTCGCGTGTCGCAGCCGCCAGCTCTTCTTCCGCCTTCGTCCAATCACCGTGCCAGATGAGTACACCCGCATACTGCGTTCGGCAGATTGCCGAGAGCGGGCGGAGGCCCCAGCGTCGTGTGAATTCTTGAACGCGTGCCACCCACTGTGCCGCGCGGTCGTAGTCGCGGATGCGCTCGCAGGCAAAGATCTGCCAGCACGACACGAGACCGACGGCGTGCAGCTCTTTCACCTCGCCGGCGGTCGTCGCGATGCTGGCTTCGTCGAGCCGGCGCATTCCGAGGTCGACGTCGCCCGCGCTCACCCGCGCGAGTCCCTCGAGTCCGAGCGCCGTGAACTCGACGCCCTGATCCGCCAGCTCACGCCCGAGTTTCGCCGCACGCGCGGCACTGGCGATCGCGGCCGAGGGATCGTGTCGCCGAAAGAGCGCGACCTCGGCTTCCCGAATCATGAGCCATCCGTATTCGGCGGTGTCGTGCCGGCCGACGAGGAGACGCCGCGCGCGCTCGAGCCATCCGGATGCGACCGCGAAGTCGCCGCGGAAAGCGAGATAGTCCCACACGAGCCAGATCGCCACGCGCGCGGCGCCGCGCGAGTCCTGTCGTTCGCGGTACAAGACGTACGCCCGCTCGCGTGAGTCGAAGGTGAGCGTGGGTTCGTCGAGCCACCAAGCGGCGAGGCCGAGGTCCTCGAGCGCTTCGGGTGTTTCTTGCTCAGCGATGGTCGCGGTGAGGTGGGTGCGGGCTTCGTCCCACGCGCCCCGATCGAGCGCGTCGCGGCCTGCTGCGAGCGGAGCAGAGGGTTGGATCGGGGGGGCCGGTGGGGTGAGCATTCTCATGGAAGCATACGGCGGGCGGTTCCGGAGGGCGAGACTGTTCAGTCCGGAGGGCGAGACTGCCGAACGCCGAAGGTGCCGAACGCCGAAACTTCCGAGCACCGAGGTTCCGTTGCAGCTTAGCGATTGCTACGCAGCCCCCCACACGAAAAGGGAACTGAAGTGAGTAGCCGCACCTCCGCCGCGCTCTACATACTCTTGATGGTCGCCGTGATCATCACGGTCGACGTGCTGTTTTTCAAAGGCCGGTTCTGGGCGCGGTTGGCAGCGAACGTCGGGATCGTGCTGATAGGCGCAGCTTTCTACTTCAGATTCGTGAAGCGTCCCTGACCGGGCGTGGATTGGCACTCTTTGTATGCGCTTCCGTCGCTTGGTCCGTCGAATCCTTCGCACCGTGCGCGCGCCACGGATTGTTGCACCGCCGGTGGCCATTGGCGAGTTGACGCTACGAGAGGCGACGATGGCCGATCTACGCCTGCTCGCCGAGCTCCATGTTCGCACGTTCAACGAAACGCACGTGGGGCCGTTCGGGTCGGGTCCGACCTATGCGACTCGGGAATGGCAGTGGCGGGACAAGCTCGCCGAAACCGATGCGACCCATTTCGTTCTCGTGCTGGAGACTCCCGCGAAGCAACTCGTCGGCTTCATCTGGTGTCATCCGACGCAGGACAATCCACAATGGGCGGCCCGCCTGAACAAGATCTATCTTCTCCGCGAATACCAGAGGCGCGGGCTGGGCAAGCGCATGGTCGCCGCGGCCGTGGACCGGCTCCTGGGCAATGGCCTGATGTCGATGGCGCTATTCACGGAAGTGGACAACGAACCCGCCTGCAACTTCTACGAGCAGCTGGGCGGCGAACGTCAACTGGATGAGCGCGGGGAGTTC
This genomic window from Gemmatimonadaceae bacterium contains:
- a CDS encoding DUF3830 family protein, with protein sequence MIQRITITVANTFVFKAKLLIDRAPNTCAAFTALLPYRQRLIHARWSGEACWIPLGDYQLGVGHENHTSHPSAGDLLWYPGGISETELLFAYGSAVFASKVGQLAGNHFLEVVEGGERLEEMGRYVLYRGAQDILFEAELLSVAPG
- a CDS encoding PIG-L family deacetylase, with the translated sequence MRPPTRPLLTAAFLVFTAWLSPTTGAQTLPKKLVALLAHADDETAAAPALARYAREGVQVFMLIATDGSGGSGSQTYLQRSDSGPVGDALVKARVEEARCAAAALGAQEPVLFAFPDGKLGDYLGDRSLLMRLTDRIAKEIERLRPDVVVTWGPDGGTGHPDHRLVSDIATQLHRAGVTGMPERLVYMYLPAEMFRLSNPQRGEPPMVIPQAKYFTVEVPFTPGDLEAAKKALACHHSQFNAELLQRMLPAMQHVWNGTVRFVPGSVVVSGGDLFR
- a CDS encoding M28 family peptidase encodes the protein MPTLGAQATADTVAIAALARDLSSDANRGRGPWTPENARVARQLGQKLEQLGARPVFGTSLLVPFTTPEHPADTVLNVVGVFPGRGGTTTGDLVGITAHLDHLGVGPPDATGDSIYNGFLDDAVSIAMIFDVARRYVQSPGDRPLVVMFFNLEEQGLLGAKALAARADAAPFIDRLKLLIEVDAGSPAGEALTWQLMQSAPPNPGALIADSLARARGWTTTSSAPRPISDVFVFAQRGVPIVFPIPGGTWRGYTDAQRAEAMRKFDHYHQPSDQWRPDFPWVGTAAYVDWLFGIVQRATR
- the lepB gene encoding signal peptidase I, whose translation is MGKARRKRAARAAVRSTPARRASLAVRTRAFIIGVLPVVAIVLGTRQLLAEAFRIPSGSMEPTLLVGDWLFVNKLRFGPHIPFTSRSLPGYASPKRGDVTVFISPPQDMTIRISADEVTPTLVKRIVGVAGDTLLMRHGELIVNGAVASSPNSFRLPDSLADQPQPIFAWQHQVEIRGSRFGEPVPVPSLHEWGPLVVPTGMFFMMGDNRDNSVDSRYYGPVPRANLRGTPMFVYYSYDPDRGVDYIRAVTAIRWRRLGDWIR
- a CDS encoding serine/threonine-protein kinase encodes the protein MTSPPTHLQAHLRSALADRYRIESELGTGGMATVFRATDLKHGRAVAIKVLRPELAFVVGADRFAREIRTTATLRHPHILPLFDSGEANGALFYVMPVVDGESLRDRLNREKRLPIDDALRIAREVADALGYAHERGIAHRDIKPENILLERGHAVVADFGIARVLASSDDSRITQTGLAVGTPAYMSPEQAVGETTVDGRSDLYSLACVLYEMLAGVPPFSGATAASVTSQHLVAEPPAVTDARPETPVAVSGAIRLAMAKDPAARPYPAARFVESLSSAESAAASSPSLARQRMPRVTATRVAIGSVSIVAALAVGWQFSRRTSGASPIRRIAVLPMANETGDSTQQFFADGMTREVISTLTDAGVHVLGYRAVVPYRASTKPLPDIARELGVDAIVSGSIVKAGTVVRLSAELIDATNEELWTRSFERPAADVIALQRDVAADIARGIRVRLTPEQETALSTARQVDPRAYAEFLLGQEAASLRTAEGFQRSVTHLHRSLAIDSTYAPAWATLAITNAYALIYQTTSRDSAFANAMRAADRAIALDPRQGDAYYARGMVRLHNAWEFGPAYADFAHADSLPSSSLGLGVLGWAMWEMHDFDAMANPSTRLIDLEPSTAQWRSDRAWGLWSSGQDSAALESARIGTRLDSTFYEVFDILSLVLADVGDSAGARREHERARRIAGGDYWVRTFNDGLLANARGDRAGLARAIHSLEGDPRVSQLGGLLLLAGDKDRAYATLNRAVAARDLDLLQILNAMPALYPFRQEPRFQALLARMGMPERLRK
- a CDS encoding DinB family protein codes for the protein MTELLTDHGAAVRAFAAHASAIAPDQWNVERAPGKWTPAQEAKHLALAYAAFVRDLRGGPTLRLKGRWWQRRLWRWRVLPQILDGGRIPHGGRAPREARPPDRPGHQTELLAELATEVTQFEATVMDLQQSQPRRRVTHPYFGALTLPQLVRFCTVHTRHHAAFLPDATVLANGR